From the genome of Candidatus Poribacteria bacterium:
AAAGCCAGATAAGGACGACTACTTAAAGTTGTGCGGACAACGATTTTGGGAATTTATTTCAGGTGATGAAAACCTCTATATTGATATAATCGAACCCCTAGGACATCAAGCGAAAGCAAAAAATGAGCAGTTTATGCAAGAATATGCTAAAGTCATCAACAAGTTTACCTCCGAATTCATCGGAACATTCTGCGATGCTGACGGTAACATGCTTTGGGAGGAAATCGTCAAGTTTAATTCAGCAGGGACCACATCTTAAAAACCAATCCTAAACCCAATGGAGCTTCGCCCATGTCTGACACCCAATATCCACTCATTATGGACGTAGCTAGTGCGCCAGTACATAACCCAGATGAAATCAAGTCAATCCTCGAAGCCGTTCTATTCGCTGCCAGTGAGCCGATCTCGTTGGAGCAGTTCGGTCAATTGTTCGAGGACGTATCTACTTGGCAGATCCGTCAACAACTCATACAGTTGCAGGATGAGTATCAGGAAGCGAACCGCAGCTTTCAGCTCATTGAGATTGCCAACGGATTCCAGATCTGCACACACGCCGAGTATCACCCGTGGATTGAAAAATTCCACACGCGCCAGATTCGTGTAAAACTCTCGGCTTCCGCTCTGGAAGCCCTCGCTATCGTTGCCTATAAACAGCCCGTGACCCGATCCGAAGTGGAGGAGATCCGCGGTGTCAATAGTGATAGCGTCCTGAATTCGCTGATCGAAAAGCGGATGGTTCGCATCGCCGGACGGAAACCCGGTCCAGGGCGCTCGCTCTTACTTGCAACCACAGATGAATTTCTGGAACAGTTCGGATTGAAAGATCTGTCAGCACTTCCCTCAATGGAAGAGATTGAAGAGATCTTGAATCAGTCGGATGACGAGTAGTTCCCTGAACGTGGAACCCGGATGGACTTGGATTTCGTTGCGCTCAACTGGCAACATCATCCCATTCTAACCCCAACGCGGAGTAAGAGTCATGAAACGTTAAATCCGGAGAATTGTAATGGCGTACTATTTAGTTACAGGCGGCTGCGGGTTCATTGGATCTCACCTTGTAGAAGCCCTTGTGCAAAAAGGAGAACGTGTGCGCGTGTTCGATAACTGTTCAACGGGTAAAGCCAAGAACATCGCACACCTCAAAGATCAAATTGAATTTGTAGAGGGGGATCTGCGGGAACTTGATGTTGTACATCAGGCGGTTGCAGGGGTTGACTATGTTTTCCACCAAGGTGCCCGGCCCTCGGTCGCCAGATCTGTTGCGGATCCCATTTTGAGCAACAATGTGAATATCAACGGCACTTTGAATCTCCTTGTTGCAGCAAGAGACGCGGGGGTAAAACGTGTTGTCTATGCAGCCTCCTCATCAGCTTATGGAAATATACCGACACTCCCCAGATCAGAGACGCTCTCTCCACAACCCGCCTCCCCTTACGCCATTACCAAATATGTTGGTGAATGTTACTGTCGAGTTTTCACGCAAGTTTTCGGTTTAGAAACGGTTGCATTACGATACTTTAACATCTTCGGTCCCCGTCAAGATCCAACATCCCAATACTCAGCGGTTATCCCCAAATTTATTAACGCTTACCTACACGGCAACTTCCCGGCAATCGAGGGTGATGGTGAACAATCGAGAGATTTTACCTACATTGCAAATGCGGTCCATGCCAATCTGCTCGCGTGTCATGCAGAAGGAGTCGCAGGAGAGGTATTTAATATCGGCTGTGGCCAGCAGACATCAATCAACAGGCTTGCGAGCCTTATCGGAGAGATGATGCAAACCGATGCCCAACCTGTCTATACATCGTCGCGCCCCGGTGATGTTCGACATTCTTGTGCGGATATCCGCAAAGCGCAGCAACTACTTGACTATGAACCAAAAGTCGAACTCAAAGCAGGTTTGCGCCGAACCATTGACTGGTTTCTCCGACGTTGTGACAACTGAAACCCCATCAGTCACATCTTTTATGAAAGCACACCACATACTCCTTCTATCATTCAATCCAGAATTGCATTCGCAGGAGGCAAAAATGCAATCGCGTCGAAGTTGGATCCTATTTTCGATCGCCGTCATACTACTTGCGTTCTTTAGTAGCCAGATTTGGGCGCAACACTCCACTTCAGTCGAAACCGATGAAGAGATGATCGAAGACTTTGCCGAACGCGCAACGAGTGGACTGAAGGGAAGGGTCATTTGGGAGGGACAAGATCTATCACAGACAACTGTACAGGTTTATAAGGATGAAAACCTAAAGAATCTTTATACCGGCGTAACACAGTTAAAAAGTGGTGAATTTGAAGTCCGCGTTGAGCCGGGGCGCTACTACCTTGTTGCCTTTGTGGATCTGAATCGCTCTGGCAAATTTGATATAGGCGACGGTATGGGGATTTTCGGTATCACAAACTGGGATGATTCAAACCAACAGAAACAGATTGTCAAGGTCGCAGATCGGCAAGTGATCAGAGGCATTGATATTATTATCACAGCAAGAATGCAGAAGGTTGGTGAACAGAGGCAAATTATCTCGCTATCCGATTATCAAGAAGATCCATTCGAGCAATTTAAGTCAGAATTGGAAATGATCTCGTCTGGTATTAAGGGACAGGTGATGTATGAAGGACAGGCATCGCTCAAAAATGCGCTTGTCTTTGCCTACACAGATCTGTCGTGGAAATACCGCGTCGCAGAAACGCAGGTTGCAGCAGATGGCAATTTCACACTCAGTCTGCCGCCCGGAAAGTATTACTTGATGGCAATCATCGACAGTAATAACACCCACCTTTTTGATTCGGGAGATGCGATCGGCATCTACGGCATCACAGATCTGCGCGAATCCCAAGCATTTCCTCAACCCGTATTGGTTAGCTCTAACCAATTCACCTCGAATCTCAATATCACAATCGCAGGGAAACAGACAATCAGTGGGCAGGTTGTTCCTATGGATGAGTCTGAGGAGGGAATAGGTCTCGCTGGCCCAGCAACAGCACAGCTTACCGGTAA
Proteins encoded in this window:
- the scpB gene encoding SMC-Scp complex subunit ScpB — encoded protein: MSDTQYPLIMDVASAPVHNPDEIKSILEAVLFAASEPISLEQFGQLFEDVSTWQIRQQLIQLQDEYQEANRSFQLIEIANGFQICTHAEYHPWIEKFHTRQIRVKLSASALEALAIVAYKQPVTRSEVEEIRGVNSDSVLNSLIEKRMVRIAGRKPGPGRSLLLATTDEFLEQFGLKDLSALPSMEEIEEILNQSDDE
- a CDS encoding SDR family oxidoreductase, with protein sequence MAYYLVTGGCGFIGSHLVEALVQKGERVRVFDNCSTGKAKNIAHLKDQIEFVEGDLRELDVVHQAVAGVDYVFHQGARPSVARSVADPILSNNVNINGTLNLLVAARDAGVKRVVYAASSSAYGNIPTLPRSETLSPQPASPYAITKYVGECYCRVFTQVFGLETVALRYFNIFGPRQDPTSQYSAVIPKFINAYLHGNFPAIEGDGEQSRDFTYIANAVHANLLACHAEGVAGEVFNIGCGQQTSINRLASLIGEMMQTDAQPVYTSSRPGDVRHSCADIRKAQQLLDYEPKVELKAGLRRTIDWFLRRCDN